One genomic segment of Kordiimonas sp. SCSIO 12603 includes these proteins:
- the pdxH gene encoding pyridoxamine 5'-phosphate oxidase: MTQKMSAFGKPFETLAEWLSEAEKKELNDPTAMALATVNERGMPSVRMVLLKGADENGLVFYTNLESRKGQELRANPNAALLFHWKSLRRQIRVEGAVEPVTPEEADIYFASRARASRIGAWASKQSSEMEGRFEFEAAIAKYTAKFGAGDIPRPDFWSGFRLKPKYFEFWNDKMFRLHERKTYTLNDNESGWAQGEIYP, translated from the coding sequence ATGACACAAAAGATGTCTGCATTCGGGAAACCGTTTGAAACGCTTGCTGAATGGCTCAGTGAAGCGGAGAAAAAAGAACTGAATGATCCGACTGCTATGGCGCTTGCTACGGTGAACGAACGGGGTATGCCAAGTGTTCGAATGGTGCTTCTAAAAGGTGCAGATGAAAATGGCCTTGTGTTTTACACCAACCTTGAGAGCCGCAAGGGACAGGAACTGAGAGCTAACCCTAATGCTGCTCTGTTGTTCCATTGGAAAAGCCTAAGGCGGCAAATAAGGGTGGAAGGTGCTGTTGAGCCAGTTACACCTGAGGAAGCGGATATTTATTTTGCAAGCCGTGCGCGGGCAAGTCGTATTGGTGCGTGGGCGTCTAAGCAGTCTTCTGAAATGGAAGGTCGTTTCGAATTTGAAGCTGCGATCGCCAAATATACTGCCAAGTTCGGAGCGGGCGATATTCCGCGCCCTGATTTCTGGTCAGGCTTCAGATTGAAGCCGAAATATTTTGAATTCTGGAACGATAAGATGTTCCGGCTTCATGAACGCAAAACCTATACGCTTAATGATAATGAAAGTGGTTGGGCGCAAGGCGAGATTTATCCCTGA
- the rlmD gene encoding 23S rRNA (uracil(1939)-C(5))-methyltransferase RlmD: protein MADTLSFEITSLGAQGDGVGSSGDVPVYVANTVPGDKITAEVQETKRNGIYAELVSIDEPSVHRVEPVCSHFGKCGGCQLQYLEGDFYKNWVKERAVMALAHHGFDGSLVRDPVITPEGSRRRVALKALKLGNSTVLGFNAHKSHQIIDLKECFVARREITSLLKPLRSALNTVLKVRNQAEVHLTLTATGIDMLVDAPIELDLAAREALVDFANEHDLAAIHWRDQGFLDPVVIRRNPVMDMAGAMVGLNPASFIQASDEGENALVAAVVEACEGYGRVADLFCGMGTFTFPLAKDHQVLAVEGAKQPLDSLQAGANFATGFKQIIAKHRDLFRRPMTGKELAGFEAVVFDPPRAGAKEQAQELANSDVKRIVAVSCNPNTFSRDARFLADGGYTLEYVVPVDQFLWSPHLELVGVFTKA from the coding sequence GTGGCTGATACACTTTCCTTTGAAATTACCTCCCTTGGTGCGCAGGGGGACGGTGTAGGCAGTAGCGGCGATGTACCTGTTTATGTGGCAAACACCGTACCGGGTGATAAAATCACAGCTGAAGTGCAAGAAACCAAACGGAACGGCATTTACGCGGAGTTGGTATCGATTGATGAGCCGAGCGTGCACCGTGTGGAGCCTGTTTGTAGCCATTTCGGCAAATGCGGTGGATGCCAACTTCAATATCTAGAGGGCGATTTCTATAAAAACTGGGTGAAAGAACGTGCTGTTATGGCGCTGGCACATCACGGTTTTGATGGATCACTGGTGCGTGACCCAGTTATTACCCCGGAGGGTAGCCGCAGGCGCGTGGCGCTAAAGGCGCTTAAGCTTGGTAACAGTACTGTTCTCGGCTTTAACGCACATAAAAGCCACCAGATCATTGATCTTAAAGAATGTTTTGTTGCTCGACGTGAAATTACCAGCCTTCTGAAACCGCTTCGTAGCGCGCTCAATACAGTGCTTAAGGTGCGTAATCAGGCAGAAGTTCATTTAACTCTAACGGCCACTGGCATTGATATGCTTGTTGATGCGCCTATTGAGCTTGATCTGGCCGCGCGTGAAGCACTTGTGGATTTCGCGAATGAACATGATTTAGCGGCGATCCACTGGCGTGATCAGGGTTTTCTTGATCCAGTGGTTATCCGCCGTAATCCTGTAATGGATATGGCGGGCGCTATGGTAGGGCTTAATCCTGCATCTTTCATTCAGGCGAGTGACGAGGGGGAGAATGCACTTGTCGCTGCAGTTGTTGAAGCATGTGAAGGGTATGGCCGTGTGGCTGATCTTTTCTGCGGAATGGGCACTTTCACATTCCCACTCGCTAAAGATCACCAGGTACTAGCGGTTGAAGGCGCGAAACAACCACTGGATAGCTTGCAGGCAGGTGCTAATTTTGCGACAGGCTTTAAGCAGATTATTGCCAAGCACAGAGATTTGTTCCGTAGGCCAATGACAGGTAAGGAGCTCGCAGGGTTTGAAGCTGTTGTGTTTGACCCGCCAAGAGCTGGTGCGAAGGAACAAGCGCAGGAACTAGCAAACTCGGATGTGAAACGAATTGTTGCGGTTTCTTGTAACCCCAATACTTTCAGCCGTGATGCACGTTTTCTTGCGGATGGAGGCTATACGCTTGAATATGTGGTGCCAGTAGATCAATTTTTATGGTCACCGCATCTTGAGCTTGTTGGGGTGTTTACGAAAGCCTAA
- a CDS encoding alpha/beta fold hydrolase produces MKQVFKYLFAVLILIVGAVVVIFWTPDIPRHELVKKYATGASDFIELPSGAYAHYRKQGNENGETLVLIHGSNSSLHAWEDWVEILSSDYLIYTVDLPGHGLTGPTPADSYTYGAFVDFLREFKAAMNIDKFIIGGSSMGGGTSLQYALMYPQDLKALVLVDPAGISAPEGSKVDRPLAFELAGRWYTDWILLNITPRSIVEEGLKKGFVDQSKITEEMIDRYWELARLPGNRAATSKRFGSYRENRGDLPVSKINLPTLLLWGEKDLLIPVEAGVEMHKRMPNSTLITFDSVGHVPMEEIPEESARTAKEFIESLNN; encoded by the coding sequence ATGAAGCAGGTTTTTAAATATCTCTTTGCAGTTCTTATTTTAATCGTCGGCGCAGTAGTGGTTATTTTCTGGACACCAGATATCCCACGTCATGAACTGGTCAAAAAATACGCAACTGGTGCTTCTGATTTTATCGAACTTCCATCTGGCGCTTATGCGCACTATAGGAAGCAAGGCAATGAAAATGGTGAAACCCTTGTGCTTATTCACGGGTCCAATTCATCACTTCATGCCTGGGAAGACTGGGTTGAAATTCTCAGCAGCGACTATTTGATTTATACTGTTGATCTACCGGGCCATGGGCTAACGGGTCCAACACCTGCTGATAGCTATACATACGGCGCATTTGTGGATTTTCTCCGTGAATTCAAAGCAGCAATGAATATTGATAAATTCATCATCGGTGGCAGCAGTATGGGCGGCGGCACCAGCCTGCAGTATGCACTTATGTATCCGCAAGATTTGAAAGCCCTTGTGCTCGTTGATCCTGCAGGCATTTCAGCCCCTGAAGGCAGCAAAGTTGATCGCCCCCTCGCTTTTGAACTTGCTGGCCGTTGGTACACAGACTGGATACTGCTGAACATCACCCCGCGTAGCATTGTGGAAGAAGGCTTGAAGAAAGGTTTTGTAGACCAGAGCAAAATCACCGAAGAAATGATTGATCGTTATTGGGAACTAGCCCGCCTGCCGGGCAACCGTGCGGCAACTAGCAAACGTTTTGGTAGCTATAGAGAAAATCGTGGTGATCTGCCTGTCTCAAAAATTAACCTACCTACTCTCCTCCTGTGGGGAGAGAAAGACCTACTCATCCCAGTTGAAGCCGGTGTTGAAATGCATAAACGCATGCCAAACAGTACCCTCATTACCTTTGATAGTGTAGGTCATGTACCCATGGAAGAAATCCCGGAAGAATCCGCCCGTACTGCAAAGGAATTTATCGAAAGCCTGAATAATTAG
- a CDS encoding enoyl-ACP reductase: MTKLMEGKRGLIMGVANDRSMAWGIAKACAEQGAELAFSYQGEALKKRVAPLAESLGSDFLAECDVSDGASIDAMFDKLKEKWDNIDFIVHAIGYSDKSELRGRYVDTTLDNFLMTMNISAYSFVAVAQRAEKMMANGGSMLTLSYYGSQKAIPHYNVMGVAKAALEASTRYMAKDLGEKGIRVNTLSAGPMKTLAASGVGDFRMLLKYNEANAPLRRNITLDDVAGSGLYLLSDLSSGVTGETHYVDAGFNTTCMVNDDAHMKEFINLLD, from the coding sequence ATGACAAAATTGATGGAAGGAAAACGCGGGCTGATTATGGGCGTTGCCAATGATCGCTCGATGGCTTGGGGCATTGCAAAAGCATGTGCAGAACAAGGCGCAGAGCTTGCTTTCTCATACCAGGGTGAAGCGCTGAAAAAACGTGTTGCTCCACTCGCTGAATCCCTTGGCTCTGATTTCCTCGCTGAATGTGATGTATCTGACGGTGCATCTATTGATGCTATGTTCGATAAGCTGAAAGAAAAGTGGGATAATATTGATTTCATCGTGCACGCGATTGGTTATTCTGACAAGTCAGAGCTTCGCGGCCGTTATGTTGATACAACGCTTGATAACTTCCTGATGACAATGAACATCTCTGCTTACAGCTTCGTAGCAGTTGCTCAGCGCGCAGAGAAAATGATGGCAAACGGCGGCAGCATGCTGACCCTTTCCTATTATGGTTCACAGAAAGCAATCCCGCACTATAACGTGATGGGTGTTGCGAAAGCCGCTCTTGAAGCAAGCACACGCTATATGGCGAAAGACCTTGGCGAAAAAGGCATTCGCGTAAACACACTTTCTGCTGGCCCAATGAAAACTCTGGCAGCTTCTGGTGTTGGTGATTTCCGCATGCTTCTGAAGTATAATGAAGCAAACGCACCACTGCGCCGCAACATCACCCTTGATGATGTAGCAGGTTCTGGCCTTTATCTTCTTTCTGATCTTTCAAGCGGTGTTACTGGCGAAACACACTATGTGGATGCTGGTTTCAACACTACATGCATGGTTAATGACGATGCACACATGAAAGAATTCATCAATCTTCTGGATTAA
- a CDS encoding acyl-CoA thioesterase codes for MVSDKTIKRPLSAYPHVADIQTRWMDNDVYGHVNNVVYYSFFDTAVNEMLIKAGVLDIHRGEVIGLVIETKCEYFAPVEFPDGLKAGVAISHLGNSSVRYEIGLFKENSEEAVAQGHFVHVYVDRSSRRPTSLPKDLRSLLETLLLAA; via the coding sequence GTGGTGAGCGATAAAACAATAAAACGGCCGCTTTCTGCTTATCCTCATGTAGCTGATATCCAAACTCGATGGATGGATAATGATGTTTACGGCCATGTGAACAATGTTGTTTACTACAGCTTCTTTGATACGGCTGTGAATGAAATGCTCATCAAAGCTGGTGTGCTCGATATTCATAGAGGTGAAGTCATCGGGCTGGTGATTGAAACCAAGTGCGAATATTTTGCGCCAGTTGAGTTCCCAGATGGCCTTAAAGCAGGCGTAGCTATATCCCATTTGGGCAATAGCAGTGTGCGCTATGAGATTGGCCTTTTTAAGGAAAATAGCGAGGAAGCCGTAGCGCAAGGACATTTTGTTCATGTTTATGTGGACAGATCGTCTCGTCGCCCCACTTCATTACCAAAGGACCTGCGTTCGCTGTTGGAGACACTCCTCCTGGCGGCGTAA
- a CDS encoding iron-containing alcohol dehydrogenase: MPEFGFNSVGSVLIEDGAASHLGEILKARFELENIMLVTDKCLVDLGLVEPVVKSLEAAGIPVIVFDEVEADPSEATVKKAALKAKSFSVDGVIGFGGGSPMDVAKLVSVLVKGEQELSEMYGVDQVRVCKVPLIQIPTTAGTGSEVTSVSIITTGENTKMGVVSSRIMADLAVLDATLTCGLPAHITAATGIDAMVHAIEAYTTAIKKNPMSDALAKEALQLLGGNIVEACKNGNNIDARRAMLTGAMMAGVSFANAPVGAVHALAYPLGGQFHIPHGLSNSLVLPHVLKFNTPKADHLYAELADVVGLAGVTNMQKTIEFIKWLDDIAEAVGIERRLRDVRIPESAIEGLAEDAMKQTRLLVNNPREVTLSDARAIYEAAW; this comes from the coding sequence GTGCCTGAGTTTGGTTTTAACAGTGTTGGCTCTGTCCTGATTGAGGATGGGGCCGCTTCCCATTTAGGAGAAATCCTGAAAGCTCGTTTTGAGCTTGAGAATATTATGCTGGTAACTGACAAGTGCCTTGTGGACCTGGGCCTTGTTGAGCCCGTTGTGAAATCGCTTGAAGCCGCTGGTATTCCAGTGATTGTGTTTGATGAAGTGGAGGCTGATCCTTCTGAAGCAACGGTTAAAAAAGCTGCGCTCAAGGCAAAATCCTTCAGTGTTGACGGTGTAATCGGTTTTGGTGGCGGTAGCCCTATGGATGTTGCCAAGCTTGTCTCTGTTCTGGTGAAAGGTGAGCAAGAGCTTTCTGAGATGTATGGCGTTGATCAGGTTAGAGTATGTAAAGTTCCGCTTATTCAAATCCCAACAACCGCGGGGACGGGTTCAGAAGTAACGTCTGTTTCCATCATCACGACAGGTGAAAACACCAAAATGGGTGTTGTAAGCAGCCGGATTATGGCTGATCTCGCTGTGCTTGATGCCACGCTTACATGTGGTTTGCCTGCGCATATAACCGCGGCTACGGGCATTGATGCCATGGTACATGCAATTGAGGCTTACACAACAGCTATCAAGAAAAACCCCATGTCTGATGCGCTCGCCAAAGAAGCGCTTCAACTGCTTGGTGGGAATATTGTTGAGGCCTGCAAAAACGGCAATAATATTGATGCAAGGCGCGCTATGCTTACAGGCGCAATGATGGCTGGGGTTTCTTTTGCGAACGCACCAGTAGGGGCAGTGCATGCGCTGGCCTATCCGCTTGGTGGGCAATTCCATATTCCGCATGGGCTTTCTAATTCACTGGTATTGCCGCATGTACTGAAATTCAACACCCCGAAAGCTGATCATCTTTATGCAGAACTTGCGGATGTAGTTGGGCTGGCGGGCGTCACCAATATGCAGAAAACTATCGAATTCATTAAATGGCTTGATGACATCGCAGAGGCGGTGGGTATTGAACGGCGCTTAAGAGATGTACGCATTCCTGAAAGCGCTATTGAAGGCCTTGCGGAGGACGCGATGAAGCAAACACGTTTGCTGGTGAATAACCCCCGTGAGGTAACGCTCAGTGATGCTCGCGCAATTTATGAGGCCGCGTGGTGA
- the aroC gene encoding chorismate synthase has product MSFNTFGKLFRFTTWGESHGPALGCTVDGVPPMLNLSEVDIQKYLDERKPGQSKYTTQRREPDAVKILSGVFEGKTTGTPIQLMIENVDQRSKDYGNIAETYRPGHADYTYTTKYGIRDYRGGGRSSARETAARVAAGAVARKALGEGIKIRAGMVQMGSSKIDRNRLDWDEVRKNPFFCPDPVTAEEWATELEAIRKAGSSIGAVIEVVAEGVPAGWGAPIYSKLDADLASGLMSINAAKGVEIGEGMNAACLTGEENADEMHPGPDGKPVFGANHAGGILGGISTGQPIVARFSVKPTSSILTPRKSVSSSGESIDVVTKGRHDPCVGIRAVPIAEAMMAIVLADHMMLHRAQCG; this is encoded by the coding sequence ATGTCGTTCAATACTTTTGGGAAACTGTTCCGCTTCACCACTTGGGGCGAAAGCCACGGCCCTGCCCTTGGCTGCACCGTTGATGGTGTGCCGCCGATGCTCAATCTTTCAGAAGTGGATATCCAAAAGTATCTGGACGAACGTAAACCTGGACAATCCAAATATACAACGCAGCGCCGGGAACCCGACGCTGTTAAAATCCTTTCCGGAGTATTTGAAGGCAAAACCACCGGCACGCCAATTCAGTTGATGATCGAAAACGTAGACCAACGCTCAAAGGATTACGGCAATATCGCTGAAACCTACCGCCCGGGTCATGCTGATTATACCTACACCACCAAATACGGTATCCGTGACTACCGTGGTGGAGGCCGTTCAAGCGCGCGGGAGACCGCGGCACGTGTTGCAGCTGGTGCTGTCGCTAGAAAAGCGCTGGGCGAAGGTATTAAAATCCGTGCTGGCATGGTGCAAATGGGTAGCAGTAAAATTGACCGCAACCGGCTTGATTGGGATGAAGTACGGAAAAACCCGTTTTTCTGCCCTGATCCTGTAACAGCCGAAGAATGGGCAACTGAACTGGAAGCTATTCGCAAAGCAGGCAGTTCTATCGGCGCTGTGATTGAAGTGGTTGCAGAGGGTGTTCCCGCTGGTTGGGGTGCACCAATTTATAGCAAACTGGATGCTGATCTGGCTTCTGGCCTTATGAGCATTAACGCTGCAAAAGGCGTTGAAATTGGCGAAGGCATGAATGCCGCTTGCCTTACTGGCGAAGAAAACGCCGATGAAATGCACCCTGGGCCAGACGGTAAACCAGTGTTTGGGGCAAACCACGCAGGTGGTATCCTTGGCGGTATTTCAACAGGGCAGCCAATTGTCGCTCGTTTCTCTGTAAAACCAACCAGCTCGATCCTTACACCGCGTAAGAGCGTAAGCAGCAGCGGCGAAAGCATTGATGTGGTAACCAAAGGTCGTCATGATCCATGTGTTGGTATCCGTGCCGTGCCGATTGCCGAAGCGATGATGGCTATTGTTCTTGCTGATCATATGATGCTGCACCGCGCACAGTGCGGTTAG
- a CDS encoding DnaJ C-terminal domain-containing protein, with the protein MSDLYNRLGISKGASDEEIKKAYRSLAKKYHPDRNKDDQKIAERFKEVSAAYNILGDADRRAKYDRGEIDENGNQRVHSGPQGGFGGGSGFAGGTRRRGSFGFDDAEDIFSDFFSFTGRGKKEKRSSGAKTNPYKSAGRSQGLNISYEVTIGFEEAIKGGTRRLKLNDNRHVDIKIPPGIKSGQVIRLSGQGGPGVGGAPKGDALVEVHVADHPYYTREGNDIHLELPISLDEAVLGGDIQVPTPSGRLTIRIPKNSSTGKRLRLKGKGVKKGDTVGNMYVSLKITLPTERDAELERMIKEWGKKHGENIRKKAGLG; encoded by the coding sequence ATGAGCGACCTATATAATCGATTGGGGATAAGTAAGGGCGCCTCTGACGAGGAAATTAAAAAAGCCTATCGGTCCCTGGCAAAAAAATACCATCCTGACCGAAATAAAGACGATCAGAAGATTGCTGAACGCTTTAAAGAGGTTTCTGCCGCCTATAATATTTTAGGCGATGCTGATCGGCGCGCGAAATATGACCGTGGCGAGATTGATGAAAATGGTAATCAAAGAGTTCATTCCGGGCCACAAGGTGGCTTTGGCGGCGGCTCAGGATTTGCTGGTGGCACGCGCAGGCGTGGCTCTTTTGGCTTCGATGATGCAGAAGATATCTTTTCTGATTTTTTCAGCTTCACTGGTCGCGGCAAAAAAGAAAAACGTTCATCTGGCGCCAAAACAAATCCTTATAAATCTGCAGGTCGTTCACAAGGTCTGAATATCAGTTATGAGGTGACCATTGGTTTCGAAGAAGCGATCAAGGGCGGCACACGCAGACTTAAACTGAATGATAACCGCCATGTGGATATTAAAATCCCGCCTGGTATTAAAAGTGGGCAGGTTATCAGACTATCTGGCCAAGGTGGTCCGGGTGTAGGCGGTGCTCCTAAAGGTGACGCACTTGTCGAAGTACATGTGGCTGATCACCCCTACTACACCCGAGAAGGCAATGACATTCACCTCGAACTTCCTATCTCACTAGACGAGGCAGTGCTTGGCGGTGATATTCAGGTTCCTACGCCAAGCGGCAGGCTAACAATCCGCATTCCAAAGAACAGCAGCACGGGGAAACGCTTGCGCCTTAAAGGTAAAGGTGTGAAAAAAGGCGATACTGTTGGCAATATGTATGTGTCTCTTAAGATCACTCTACCTACTGAAAGAGATGCGGAGTTGGAGCGCATGATTAAAGAATGGGGCAAAAAGCACGGTGAAAATATTCGGAAAAAAGCCGGGCTTGGATAA
- a CDS encoding YihY/virulence factor BrkB family protein, producing MDLLKKHLNIWQRALKLFMENDALAAAGNMAFLTMLSMFPFVIFLISLSGFLGQTERGLEGIAFMLDVLPPEVSKVIDGPIQGVVKNTGREILTGSILFAIWTAAAVVEAARGVLIKAYGKEYARSIVIRRLESLGVVIFGGIAVIAAMSTLVLGPPLIKAFTSLFPDAATDGINEIWRYLSLLVSPLLLMLGLHFAYFSLTPRRVRKPSHLPGTIFSLLMLFGTAKGLSVYLKYAGNYDVTYGSLAGVVILQLFCFLVSIGFILGGELNAAYTFEKNSIKTPHETEDSDTESEKSESDAV from the coding sequence ATGGATCTGCTGAAAAAACATCTGAATATCTGGCAAAGAGCTTTAAAGCTCTTTATGGAAAATGATGCACTTGCAGCAGCCGGAAACATGGCCTTCCTAACCATGCTTTCCATGTTTCCCTTCGTTATCTTTTTAATCTCGCTTTCAGGCTTTCTCGGGCAAACAGAACGCGGTTTGGAAGGCATTGCCTTCATGCTGGATGTACTTCCACCTGAGGTTTCCAAGGTAATTGATGGCCCTATTCAAGGCGTTGTGAAAAACACAGGCCGCGAAATCCTGACAGGCTCTATCCTTTTTGCTATCTGGACAGCGGCCGCTGTTGTTGAAGCGGCACGCGGGGTATTGATCAAAGCCTACGGCAAGGAATACGCACGCTCTATCGTTATTCGCCGCCTGGAAAGCCTGGGAGTGGTTATCTTTGGCGGTATTGCCGTTATTGCAGCAATGTCTACCCTGGTACTTGGTCCGCCACTTATTAAAGCTTTCACAAGCCTGTTTCCCGATGCTGCTACAGACGGCATTAATGAAATATGGCGATATCTCAGCTTGCTGGTAAGCCCACTTCTTCTCATGCTTGGGCTACATTTCGCTTATTTTTCGCTTACACCAAGACGGGTAAGAAAACCCTCTCATCTGCCCGGCACCATATTTTCGTTGCTAATGCTCTTTGGCACAGCAAAAGGCCTCTCGGTTTACCTGAAGTATGCAGGAAACTATGACGTAACCTACGGCTCACTCGCTGGTGTGGTTATCCTGCAACTTTTCTGTTTTCTCGTAAGTATCGGCTTTATTTTGGGCGGAGAGCTTAATGCTGCCTATACTTTTGAAAAAAATAGCATTAAAACCCCTCATGAAACTGAGGATTCCGATACGGAAAGCGAAAAATCGGAATCTGATGCTGTTTGA
- a CDS encoding TlyA family RNA methyltransferase, with the protein MSGKTRADVALVDRGLVESRAKAQALIMAGVVFSGETKILKAGQQIKEGQALEVRGKDHDWVSRGGLKLEKGLKEFGVDPKGYTVIDVGSSTGGFTDVSLQNGAEKVFAVDVGHGQLAWKLRNDDRVIVLERTNARYLTEEEITEPVDMVVCDASFISLRTVLPAAMSFVKPGGKLIALIKPQFEVGKENVGKGGVVRDPALHQMVCDETRDWLDGLEDWSAVGITESPIKGPEGNIEFLIYGEKIGG; encoded by the coding sequence ATGAGCGGAAAGACCCGTGCAGATGTAGCGCTCGTTGATCGCGGGCTTGTTGAATCGCGTGCCAAGGCGCAGGCGCTGATTATGGCGGGCGTTGTTTTCTCCGGCGAGACAAAAATCCTGAAAGCGGGCCAGCAAATCAAGGAAGGCCAGGCTCTTGAGGTGCGCGGAAAAGACCATGACTGGGTAAGTCGTGGTGGGCTTAAGCTTGAAAAAGGCCTTAAAGAATTTGGTGTCGATCCAAAGGGTTACACAGTTATTGATGTAGGTTCTTCCACGGGCGGCTTTACAGACGTTTCGCTCCAGAACGGCGCGGAGAAGGTGTTCGCTGTTGATGTTGGTCACGGCCAGCTCGCGTGGAAACTAAGAAACGATGACCGGGTTATAGTTCTGGAGCGCACAAATGCGCGGTATCTCACAGAGGAAGAAATCACCGAACCGGTTGATATGGTGGTGTGTGATGCCAGTTTTATTTCGCTCCGTACGGTGCTCCCGGCAGCCATGAGCTTTGTTAAACCGGGCGGTAAGCTGATTGCCCTTATCAAACCGCAGTTTGAAGTAGGTAAAGAAAATGTAGGTAAGGGCGGCGTGGTACGCGACCCAGCCCTTCACCAAATGGTATGTGATGAAACCCGCGATTGGCTTGATGGCCTTGAAGACTGGAGCGCTGTCGGGATAACTGAAAGCCCCATCAAAGGCCCTGAAGGTAATATTGAATTCCTGATATATGGTGAGAAAATCGGTGGCTGA
- a CDS encoding coniferyl aldehyde dehydrogenase, protein MDDIQFLETSADVIAEKLAKQRAAYLAEGEVSSAVRKDRLRRAQDCLFNHKDEFIKLISDDFGNRSAETTLFADVAASAGALRDAIKHVDRWMKPSKRSLQFPLGLLGAKAAVVPQPKGVVGLITPWNFPLTMVFVPLAQMLAAGNRVMIKPSEATPRTSKFLAEVVAKYFDETEVTVITGSVPTSQAFSSQPFDHLMFTGAPAVGKLIMRAASENLTPVTLELGGKSPVVVGKSADLSMVAERVATMKHMNAGQICLAPDYVNIDKARRDEFVDVYTKKVESMYPAMLSNDQYTSIISKRHRERLEGYIEDAREKGADVRIINPADEDFAGQNQANKLPSALILDPSEDMKVMQEEIFGPILPVRTYESTSEVIEYVNDHERPLALYYFGQDAAEEHEVLTRTTSGGVTVNDVLWHGAHETLPFGGVGNSGIGHYHGYEGFLEFSHQKSVLKHPKLSIGNLLGVVPPYTSKLTKNIERQLKR, encoded by the coding sequence ATGGATGATATTCAGTTTCTTGAAACTTCAGCAGATGTAATTGCTGAAAAGCTTGCTAAACAGCGTGCTGCCTATCTTGCTGAAGGGGAAGTTTCATCCGCCGTTCGGAAAGACCGTCTTCGCCGCGCGCAGGACTGCTTGTTCAACCATAAAGATGAATTCATTAAACTGATTTCTGATGATTTCGGAAATCGCTCTGCGGAAACTACGCTGTTTGCTGATGTGGCGGCGAGCGCTGGCGCACTCCGTGACGCTATCAAGCATGTTGATCGGTGGATGAAGCCGTCTAAGCGTTCACTCCAGTTTCCGCTTGGTTTATTGGGGGCAAAGGCTGCTGTTGTACCGCAGCCAAAAGGTGTGGTTGGCCTTATCACCCCTTGGAACTTCCCGCTTACGATGGTTTTTGTACCGCTTGCGCAGATGCTGGCAGCTGGTAACCGGGTGATGATCAAGCCGTCTGAAGCGACACCGCGCACATCAAAATTCCTCGCGGAAGTAGTTGCTAAATATTTTGATGAAACTGAAGTAACGGTAATTACGGGTTCCGTACCTACCAGTCAGGCCTTTTCAAGCCAGCCATTTGACCACTTGATGTTCACGGGCGCACCGGCTGTGGGTAAACTGATTATGCGAGCAGCCAGTGAGAACCTTACGCCTGTAACGCTTGAACTTGGCGGTAAAAGCCCGGTTGTGGTGGGCAAAAGTGCTGATCTTTCCATGGTCGCGGAGCGTGTGGCGACCATGAAGCATATGAATGCTGGCCAGATCTGCCTTGCGCCAGATTATGTGAATATTGATAAAGCTCGGCGTGATGAATTTGTGGATGTTTACACCAAAAAGGTAGAAAGCATGTACCCGGCCATGCTTTCAAATGATCAATATACCTCAATTATCAGCAAGCGGCACCGGGAGCGCCTTGAAGGTTATATTGAAGATGCCCGCGAGAAGGGCGCAGATGTACGCATTATTAATCCAGCAGACGAGGATTTTGCTGGCCAAAATCAAGCCAACAAACTGCCTTCTGCCCTTATCCTCGATCCTTCTGAGGATATGAAGGTTATGCAGGAAGAAATTTTTGGCCCGATCTTACCTGTACGCACATATGAAAGCACAAGTGAAGTGATTGAGTATGTGAATGATCATGAACGCCCACTGGCTCTCTATTATTTCGGGCAGGATGCTGCGGAAGAGCATGAAGTGCTTACACGTACGACATCTGGCGGTGTAACAGTGAATGATGTTCTTTGGCACGGTGCCCATGAGACACTGCCATTTGGCGGTGTGGGCAATAGTGGTATTGGCCATTATCACGGTTATGAAGGTTTCCTTGAATTTAGCCACCAGAAATCCGTGCTCAAGCATCCAAAACTTAGTATTGGTAATCTGCTTGGGGTGGTGCCACCATATACGAGTAAACTTACCAAAAATATTGAGCGCCAATTGAAACGCTAG